A single window of Periplaneta americana isolate PAMFEO1 chromosome 14, P.americana_PAMFEO1_priV1, whole genome shotgun sequence DNA harbors:
- the LOC138713599 gene encoding uncharacterized protein, producing MLGDANRSHPSGGDEERPPAGPVAMGHLRRDCDQSGHRQERKVVDVEERQQSPERRRRRAPTCWSCGRLGHLRRDCDRSSDRREREAADVEGSQQSPEWRRRRAPTCWSCCRLGHLRRDCDRSGHRQEREVADTERSQQSPEQRGRRVPTCWSCGEPGHLRRDCNRPGYSQEREGTDARRGTSAPSPRLVLKPVNRRCDDGLIAEGRKKGRPCRVLVDTRAMLTIARPDVVRGLPGRTPLHQYELRTASGESLPIQREVFLDLTLGKRKLEMWVFFANITEDVVLGLDAMRLLDATVDVRRRILRLGWDEVFLMDAEDKPVASELSLEGQVEEQDGAHAVRVIAAQPSPGWGDHHKEGATGGPQTLDSLTAYQGTVRDGQP from the coding sequence ATGCTGGGGgacgccaaccgaagccacccaAGCGGTGGAGACGAggagcgcccacctgctggtcctgtggcaatgggacacttgagaagggactgcGACCAATctggccacaggcaggagagaaaGGTGGttgacgtcgaggagcgccaacagtcaccggagcggcggagacgacgggcgcccacctgctggtcctgcggcagactGGGACATTtgaggagggactgcgaccgatcTAGCGACCGACGGGAGAGAGAGGCTGCTGACGTCGAGGGGAGCCAACAGTCACCAGAgtggcggagacgacgggcgcccacctgctggtcctgctgCAGActgggacacctaaggagggactgcgaccgatctggccacaggcaggagagagaggtggccgacacCGAGAGGAGCCAACAGTCACCTGAGCAACggggacgacgggtgcccacctgctggtcctgcggtgaacctgggcacttgCGGAGGGATTGCAACCGACCTggctacagtcaggagagagaggggacCGATGCTAGGAGGGGCACGTCGgcaccgtcccctcggctcgtcctgaaaccggtcaacagaagatgcgacgatgggctgattgctgaaggacggaaaaaaggccgtccatgcagagtactggtcgACACtagggcgatgctcactatcgccagaccagacgtcgtgcgtggcctacctgggaggacaccGCTCCaccaatacgagctacggactgcttcaggcgagagcttgcccatccagagagaggtcttcctggatctgaccttggggaagaggaaactggagatgtgggtgttcttcgccaacatcaccgaagacgtcgtcctgggactcgacgccatgcggttactcgatgcgacggtggacgtccggcgccgtatactccgtcttggttgggatgaagtgttcctgatggacgccgaagataaacccgtggccagcgagctctccttggagggccaagtggaagagcaagatggcgcccacgcagtacgagtaatcgctgcccagccaagcccAGGATGGGGTgaccaccataaggagggagcaaccggaggaccccaaacgttggacaGTCTAACtgcctaccaagggactgtccGAGACGgccagccctaa